Below is a genomic region from Candidatus Schekmanbacteria bacterium.
CATTATAATCTTGCCTATATTATGGAATCTCAATTGAATGACCCTGATACAGCAATAGAACATTATAAATTAGCAATCAAATATTCACCAAAAAAATATGCTTTTGCATACAAAAATATTGGCAAGATTTACTATGAGAAAGGAGAACTCGACAAAGCTATAGAAGCATATAAAATGGCAATTGAAAAACTTCCTAAGGATACGCTCGCATACAATGACTTAGCTGTAGTATTGACTGAAAAGGGTTTGATAGAAGAAGCTGTGGAAGAACTAAAAAAGGCGCTCAAACTTGAGCCAACAAATGAAACTGTAAAAAGAAATCTTGAAAAAGCCTACATCCTTCTAAGGGAAAAACACAAAAGAGAAAAAAAGAACGAATAAAACTTATAAAATATCAGGGTCAAAAAATTCGATTATAGAATACCAATTTGTCTTAAAAAATCCAATCCTCCCTTCAACTCTCCAAGGGATACCGACGGTTTAATTTCAAGAATTTTCAAAATATCATTTTTAAGAAAAGGTAAAAGCTCTCGAAAATCAACCTCTCCCACACCAGGCGCCTGATGGTCACTATAACCTTCACAATCATGCAAATGGATACCTACTAACCTCCCGCCAAACTCTCTCAGCCAATCAGATGTTTTGGACCATTTCATATTTTCCTGTACTTTTGCATGTCCGCAATCGTGCCAATATCCAATTTTTTCATCAACAAATGAATTGCATATAATTTTCATTTCCTTAAAATCAGGTATCTGATGAAAATAATTCCTATTTTCTATTCCTAATTTCACTCCCTCTGGAAGGCAAACTAAAATTTCCTCTAAACTTTTCAAAACACTTTCAAGATGATATGGACTTAATTTTTCTCTTTCACTTTTCATTTCTTCATAGAAATCTTTCCATACTTTACTACCAACTTTTTTTTCATCATAATAACTTCTAAATTTCTCAAAGGAAGATTCCATTTCAATATGCCCAAGATGAACGACTACAGCTTTAGCATTAAACTGTGCAGCATATTCAAGCGTTCTTAAAGTTTCATCTACTGCTTTCCTTCTCTCTGACTCATTTTTAGATGAAAGCAAAAAAGCGTCTCCGCTTGGCCTTGGAATACCTTTTATAAGCGGAGTAGGGAAAAAATTGTGAATGCTCAATATCGTGATTTCTTCTGATTTTATATGAGGTATTATTTCATTCAAAATACTATAAGTTATTCTATATTCAAGCTCATAAGCCCTTATCCCTGTGTCTTTAAGCTTTCTCAACAGTTCATTGCCGCTTCCCAATTCCGATGAAGCCCAAACTGACGATATTCCAACATTTTCATTCAATTTATCTTTCCTTTCTTTAAAACTTCTTTTTTTTCAAATGATGTTTTATATTATTTATGTAATTAAAAAAGCTAAGGAGGTATCTTCCTATTAACAAAGAATATATACCTGAACTTTTTGAAGAAGCAAATTTAGAAAAAAAAGTAAAGGGCAAAGCTCCATTGGCGGAAAGAATGCGACCTGTTGACCTTGATGAATTTGTGGGACAAAAGCACCTTCTTGGTGAAAATAATATTCTTCGCAAAGCAATCAACGAAAATTCCGTTGGTTCGATAATTCTATGGGGACCGCCGGGATCAGGTAAAACTACACTTGCTAAAATCATTTGCAAAAGGACTGATTCATTATTCGTTGAATACAGTGCTGTTACATCCGGGATAAAAGAAATCAAGGAAGTAATAAAAAAAGCCAAATATCTGCTTGAAAGCAAAGGGAAAAAAACAGTCATATTCATAGATGAAATACATCGCTTCAATAAAGCTCAACAGGATGCCTTTCTGCCTTATGTAGAAAAAGGAATTATAACTTTAATCGGCGCTACCACTGAAAATCCCTCATTTGAAGTCATTGCTCCTCTGCTTTCACGAATGCGTATATATACTCTTAAACCTCTTTCAAAGAGCGAAATTTTGGAAATCTTGAAAAAAGCTATCAATGACAGTGAAAAGGGAATTGCAAAGTTAAATCTCCAAATCGATGACAACACTCTGTCCTATATTGCATCATTATCGAATGGAGATGCAAGAATGGCTCTAAATACACTTGAAGCAGCTGCATTGTCGGAAAAACCCGACAAAGATGGCAAGCGAATAATTTCACAGGCACTGATCAAAGAAGTCCTGCAAAGCAAATCCATAGTATATGACAAAGATGGCGAAGAGCATTATAATCTCATTTCTGCATTTCATAAAAGTCTCAGAGGAAGTGATGTCAACGCCTCACTGTATTGGCTTGCAAGAATGCTCGAGGCAGGAGAAGACCCTCTTTATATAGCACGAAGAATGGTTAGATTTGCAAGTGAAGACATCGGCAATGCAGATCCTCAAGCATTGACCGTTGCTCTAAATTCCAAATCAGCTGTAGAATTCATTGGTATGCCAGAAGGAGACCTTGCTTTGGCTCAAGCGGCAATTTATTTGGCTACTGCTCCTAAAAGCAACGCCACATATAAAGCATATCTTTCAGCAAAGGAAAAAGTTAAAGAAAAAGGCTATCTTCCCGTCCCCCTTCATCTAAGAAATCCTGTAACGGATATTATGAGAAAAGAAGGATATGGCAGCGGATATAAATATCCTCATAATTATAAAAATGCTATAGTCAATCAAAAATATATTCCTGAGGAACTGGAAGGTGAAAATTTCTATATACCCTCAAATCGGGGATTTGAAAAAACTATTGCCGAACGGATTTCCTATTGGAAGAAAAAATTAAAAGAAATGAATAAAGGAAATAATGATTAAATGTTCAAGCTAATCAAAAGAATATTCATTATTGTAATAGTGCTGTTATGCTATCAATTCCATCCTCAAATTTTGGGAGCGCTCTCCTACATTTTAATATCAGAAGAAAATCCTGAAAAATCCTCCGCAATTGTTGTAATGTCAGGTGATGATGCAGCAGGAAGCAGAGTCAAAAAAGGAGTGGAATTATTTAAAAAAGGATATGCGCCACTGTTAATTTTAAGCGGCAGCAAAATTGGATGGAATACCTACGCAACAGAAATAATGAAAAAGCAGGCAAGACTTGAAAATATTCCTAAAGAAAGAATCATAACTCTTAAATCAGAAGCAGATTCGACCATTTCGGAAGCATATCAAATATTAAGATTCTGCAGGAGAAGAAAACTAAAAAAGATTTTAATCGTCACAAGCGATTTTCATACAAGAAGGACTGCCTTTACATTCAGGCATCTTCTTGATTCTAAAGATATTGAAATTCTTGTTGTAGGTACAAAAAATATCAAATTTGACCCATCACAATGGTGGAAAAAAAGACTCTATGCAAAGACTTTCTTTTTAGAATTATGCAAACTAATATGGTACTGCACTGCTGAAAACTTCATTTTTAAGAACAACAGTAAATTGGAAAAATCAGGCACAGAAGAAGTTTCGGCTTCACTCGACAAGCTCTATAATAGCCATTTCAGCACCATCCCCGGGGCGTCTTCTCGTGCGTATAATCCTTGTATAGCCCCCATTTCTTGAAGCATAGCGAGGACCAATTTCATCAAAAACCTTTTTCAAAGTTTTTTTATCCCTCAACCACTTGGCTGCAACTCTTCTAGCATGCACAGATTCTTTCTTTGAAAGCGTTATAACCTTTTCAGCAACTTTTCTTAATTCTTTCGCTTTCGGAAGCGTTGTTTCAATCTTTTCATGGATAAAAAGGGATGTAGCCATATTTCTAAGCATTGCTATTCTATGACTTGTCGTCCTTCCTAATTTGCGATTACCTTTAAGATGATTCATAACTGCATACTCCCTTAAAAAATGTCCTCTTCATCAATTTCAGAATCACTCGTATTGACAGGTTGTTCTATAGGCCATTCATCTAACTTCATCCCAAATGACAGATTCATTTGAGCAAGAATTTGTTTAATTTCATTCAAAGATTTTCGCCCAAAATTTTTGGTTTTCAGCATTTCTTGTTCTGTCTTCTGGACTAGCTCGCCTATTGTCTTTATATTGGCATTCTTAAGGCAATTCTGTGACCTAACCGACAATTCCAATTCATCAACACTGCGGCAAAGATTTGCAATCATCTTTTGTTTCTCTTCGTCTTCTTTTTTCTCTTCTTCCTCTTCTACGATAAATTCCTCTTCCTCTTCAAAATTAATGAAAACAGACATATAATCCTTCAAAATCTTAGCCGCTTGAGCTAGTGCGTCTTCCGGCTTTACACTTCCATCAGTTGTTATCTCCATTATGAGCTTGTCATAATCCGTATCCTGCCCAACGCGGGCATTTTCAACAGTATAGTAAACTTTCTTAACTGGCGAGAATATGGAATCTACAGGAATAACTCCTATGGGGAGGTCCTCATTTTCATGTTTTTCTGCAGGGACATACCCAAAGCCCCTTGCAATCTCTATTTCCATATTCAATTCTCCATCAGAATCCAATGTAGCAATATGAAGGTCAGGATTCATAATTTCAACGGAATTATCATGCTCTATATCCGAAGCTTTAACTTCTCCTTCACCCTTTGCCTTGATATAAACTGTTTTCGGATCATCAGAATCAAGTCGCACTCTCAACTGCTTTAAATTGAGAATTATATCTGTTACATCTTCAACTACACCGGGCAAAGTAGAAAACTTCATATTGACGCCTTCAATCTTTACCTTCGTGACAGCAGCACCCGGTATAGAAGATAAGAGTATTCTCCGAAGAGAGTTGCCAATCGTTGTTCCAAAGCCTCTTTCAAAGGGCTCAGCTATAAATCTTCCAAATGTTTCTGTCTGAGTTTCTGTTTCACACTCCAACCTTTTAGGCCTGTGAAAACCTTGAATTTTCATTCGTATTACTCCTCAAAGTATTTGATTTGTCACTTTGAATACAATTCAACAATTAGTTGTTCCTGAATAGGAATTGTTATATATTCTCTGCGAGGAAGACTCAAAACCTTTCCTTTCAGATTTTCCCTATCAACCTCGAGCCATGCAGGAATGGCTTCTTGATTCGATTTTTTCCCCTCTCTATTGAAAATGGCAAGATTCCTACTCTTCTCTCTAACCTCTATGGTATCTCCTGCTTTTACGAGATAAGATGGAATATTCACCTTTTTCTTATTCACCAAAAAATGACCATGCGTAACAAGCTGTCTTGCCTGAGGAAGCGAATCAGCAAATTTCATTCTGTGAACAACATTATCCAGTCGTCTTTCAAGGAGGATAAGAAGATTTTCTCCTGTGATTCCCTTCTGCCTTTCAGCCATATAAA
It encodes:
- a CDS encoding tetratricopeptide repeat protein; this translates as HYNLAYIMESQLNDPDTAIEHYKLAIKYSPKKYAFAYKNIGKIYYEKGELDKAIEAYKMAIEKLPKDTLAYNDLAVVLTEKGLIEEAVEELKKALKLEPTNETVKRNLEKAYILLREKHKREKKNE
- a CDS encoding replication-associated recombination protein A encodes the protein MRPVDLDEFVGQKHLLGENNILRKAINENSVGSIILWGPPGSGKTTLAKIICKRTDSLFVEYSAVTSGIKEIKEVIKKAKYLLESKGKKTVIFIDEIHRFNKAQQDAFLPYVEKGIITLIGATTENPSFEVIAPLLSRMRIYTLKPLSKSEILEILKKAINDSEKGIAKLNLQIDDNTLSYIASLSNGDARMALNTLEAAALSEKPDKDGKRIISQALIKEVLQSKSIVYDKDGEEHYNLISAFHKSLRGSDVNASLYWLARMLEAGEDPLYIARRMVRFASEDIGNADPQALTVALNSKSAVEFIGMPEGDLALAQAAIYLATAPKSNATYKAYLSAKEKVKEKGYLPVPLHLRNPVTDIMRKEGYGSGYKYPHNYKNAIVNQKYIPEELEGENFYIPSNRGFEKTIAERISYWKKKLKEMNKGNND
- a CDS encoding YdcF family protein, with amino-acid sequence MFKLIKRIFIIVIVLLCYQFHPQILGALSYILISEENPEKSSAIVVMSGDDAAGSRVKKGVELFKKGYAPLLILSGSKIGWNTYATEIMKKQARLENIPKERIITLKSEADSTISEAYQILRFCRRRKLKKILIVTSDFHTRRTAFTFRHLLDSKDIEILVVGTKNIKFDPSQWWKKRLYAKTFFLELCKLIWYCTAENFIFKNNSKLEKSGTEEVSASLDKLYNSHFSTIPGASSRAYNPCIAPIS
- a CDS encoding 50S ribosomal protein L17; the encoded protein is MNHLKGNRKLGRTTSHRIAMLRNMATSLFIHEKIETTLPKAKELRKVAEKVITLSKKESVHARRVAAKWLRDKKTLKKVFDEIGPRYASRNGGYTRIIRTRRRPGDGAEMAIIELVE
- a CDS encoding DNA-directed RNA polymerase subunit alpha, coding for MKIQGFHRPKRLECETETQTETFGRFIAEPFERGFGTTIGNSLRRILLSSIPGAAVTKVKIEGVNMKFSTLPGVVEDVTDIILNLKQLRVRLDSDDPKTVYIKAKGEGEVKASDIEHDNSVEIMNPDLHIATLDSDGELNMEIEIARGFGYVPAEKHENEDLPIGVIPVDSIFSPVKKVYYTVENARVGQDTDYDKLIMEITTDGSVKPEDALAQAAKILKDYMSVFINFEEEEEFIVEEEEEKKEDEEKQKMIANLCRSVDELELSVRSQNCLKNANIKTIGELVQKTEQEMLKTKNFGRKSLNEIKQILAQMNLSFGMKLDEWPIEQPVNTSDSEIDEEDIF
- a CDS encoding 30S ribosomal protein S4; the encoded protein is MARYRGPVCRLCRREGLKLFLKGEKCFTSCVFEKRGFPPGQRSRFARPKYSDYGIQLREKQKVKSIYGVLERQFRNYFYMAERQKGITGENLLILLERRLDNVVHRMKFADSLPQARQLVTHGHFLVNKKKVNIPSYLVKAGDTIEVREKSRNLAIFNREGKKSNQEAIPAWLEVDRENLKGKVLSLPRREYITIPIQEQLIVELYSK